From Bosea sp. NBC_00550, the proteins below share one genomic window:
- the gatA gene encoding Asp-tRNA(Asn)/Glu-tRNA(Gln) amidotransferase subunit GatA, with protein MTDLTRLTLTEARDGLKAKTFTATELTKAHIAAVEKARALNAYVLETPDHALKQAAASDEKLAKGQGGPLEGLPLGIKDLFATEGVRTTACSNILGNFVPAYESTVSSQLWRDGAVMLGKLNNDEFAMGSSNETSAFGNVVNPWRRKGSNVSAGSSGAVEGNHLVPGGSSGGSASAVAADLCLAATATDTGGSIRQPAAFTGTVGIKPTYGRCSRWGIVAFASSLDQAGPIGKTVRDCAVMLRSMAGHDPKDTTSVNAPVPDYEQAVGRSVNGMKIGIPREYRLEGLNPEIDALWQKGIDWLKAAGAEIVEISLPHTKYALPAYYIVAPAEASSNLARYDGVRYGLREQGKDIVEMYEKTRAAGFGAEVKRRIMIGTYVLSAGYYDAYYLRAQKVRTLIKRDFDEAYAAGIDAVLTPATPSAAFGIGEKGSADPVEMYLNDVFTVTVNMAGLPGIAVPAGLDAQGLPLGLQLIGRPFDEETLFSLGQVIEEAAGRFPVSERWWG; from the coding sequence GTGACCGATCTTACCCGCCTGACGCTGACCGAGGCCCGCGACGGCCTGAAGGCCAAGACCTTCACCGCCACAGAGCTGACGAAAGCCCATATCGCCGCCGTCGAGAAGGCCCGCGCCCTCAATGCCTATGTGCTCGAAACGCCCGATCACGCTCTGAAGCAGGCCGCCGCTTCCGACGAGAAGCTCGCCAAGGGGCAGGGCGGGCCGCTCGAGGGCCTGCCGCTGGGCATCAAGGACCTGTTCGCGACCGAGGGCGTGCGCACCACGGCCTGCTCGAACATCCTCGGCAATTTCGTGCCGGCCTATGAATCGACCGTCTCCAGCCAGCTCTGGCGCGACGGCGCGGTCATGCTCGGCAAGCTCAACAACGACGAGTTCGCCATGGGCTCGTCCAACGAGACATCGGCCTTCGGCAACGTCGTCAACCCCTGGCGCCGCAAAGGCTCGAATGTCTCGGCGGGCTCGAGCGGCGCCGTCGAGGGTAATCATCTCGTACCAGGCGGCTCGTCGGGCGGTTCGGCTTCGGCCGTCGCTGCCGATCTCTGCCTGGCCGCGACCGCGACTGACACCGGCGGCTCGATCCGCCAGCCGGCCGCCTTTACCGGCACGGTCGGCATCAAGCCGACCTATGGCCGCTGCTCGCGCTGGGGCATCGTCGCCTTCGCCTCCTCGCTCGACCAGGCCGGCCCGATTGGCAAGACCGTGCGCGACTGCGCCGTGATGCTGCGCTCCATGGCCGGCCATGATCCGAAGGACACGACCTCGGTCAATGCGCCGGTGCCGGATTACGAGCAGGCCGTCGGCCGCTCGGTGAACGGCATGAAGATCGGCATTCCCAGGGAGTACCGGCTGGAGGGTCTGAACCCCGAGATCGACGCGCTCTGGCAGAAGGGCATCGACTGGCTGAAGGCCGCTGGCGCCGAGATCGTCGAGATCTCGCTGCCGCACACCAAATACGCTCTGCCGGCCTATTACATCGTCGCGCCGGCCGAGGCGTCGTCCAACCTCGCCCGCTATGACGGCGTCCGCTATGGCCTGCGCGAGCAGGGTAAGGACATCGTCGAGATGTACGAGAAGACCCGCGCCGCCGGCTTTGGCGCCGAGGTCAAGCGCCGCATCATGATCGGCACCTACGTCCTCTCGGCCGGCTATTACGACGCCTATTACCTACGCGCCCAGAAGGTTCGCACCCTGATCAAGCGCGATTTCGACGAGGCTTATGCGGCCGGGATCGACGCCGTGCTGACGCCCGCCACCCCCTCCGCCGCCTTCGGCATCGGCGAGAAGGGCTCGGCCGATCCGGTCGAGATGTATCTCAACGACGTCTTCACGGTGACGGTGAACATGGCGGGCCTTCCCGGCATCGCTGTTCCGGCGGGGCTGGACGCCCAGGGCCTGCCGCTCGGCCTGCAGCTCATCGGCCGCCCCTTTGACGAGGAGACGCTGTTCTCGCTCGGGCAGGTCATCGAGGAAGCGGCAGGCCGCTTCCCGGTTTCCGAGCGCTGGTGGGGCTGA
- a CDS encoding efflux RND transporter permease subunit encodes MFRFAHFFIDRPIFATVLSVLLTIAGAIAQRSLPISEYPEIAPPTVSITATYPGASAEVVAATVATPIEQEVNGVDDMLYITSQSTGDGRVTINVVFKAGVDIDQAQVLVQNRVSQAEPRLPQEVRQLGLQTRKASPDFLMVINMISPDGSRDAQYISNYASLYVKDVLTRVDGVGDVQVFGARDFSMRIWLDPAKVSSRNLTAGDVVAALRAANVQVAAGALNQPPAKSDEAFQLSVNTLGRLTDVSEFENIVVRADADGGTIRVRDIARVELGSQDYTSNAYLDNKNTVAIAVFQRPGSNALATSDSLISTMNTMAKQFPAGLEHRIIYNPTEFIGESVDAVVHTLLEAVALVVVVVILFLQTWRAAIIPIVAIPVSLVGTFLVMSAVGISFNTISLLALVLAIGIVVDDAIVVVENVERYLAEGMSPKEAAHKTMDEVGGALLAIALVLCAVFIPTAFISGLQGTFYQQFAVTIAASTAISCFVSLTLSPAMSAVLLKPHKKHDENEQHGFFYKLGAPIRWFFHYFNAGFDWLSRTYGRITSRLIRIAVILLIVYSGLIAATVWDIRRTPTGLVPQLDRGYFIVAMQLPPGASLQRTDAVLRRANELLQSRPGVAHTVAFAGLDGATFTIAPNAGVAFVTLAPFKDREKAGLTSAGILNDLRQQMFSIPEAFALVIEPPAIPGIGTGGGLKGYVQDRSGRGLPALEGAAWIVAGSAGQVQGIQQPFTLFSTKTPQIYADIDRTKAEMLGVPITRIFETLSVYMGSAYINDFNLLGRTFRVTAQADNPFRLTTRDVAGLKTRNADGEMVPIGSVASFQDTTGAYRVPRYNLYPAAEVQLSMAHGFSTGQGIAAVEKIAAERLPAGFGFEWTEIALQEKLAGNTAIVAFGLAVVFVFLLLAALYESWLLPLSVILIVPMCILAAMFGVNYAGLDRNILVDIGLVVLVGLAAKNAILIVEFAKQAEEEGMHRRDAAIAAARTRLRPILMTSMAFILGVLPLTISVGAGAEMRQAMGIAVFSGMLGVTIFGLIFTPVFYVMVRWLADLRGSKRKVAAQVPQQPSGAH; translated from the coding sequence ATGTTCCGCTTCGCCCATTTCTTCATCGACCGGCCGATCTTCGCCACCGTGCTCTCGGTGCTGCTGACGATCGCCGGTGCCATTGCCCAGCGCTCGCTGCCGATCTCCGAGTATCCCGAGATCGCGCCGCCGACCGTCTCGATCACCGCGACCTATCCAGGCGCCTCGGCCGAGGTCGTCGCCGCCACGGTGGCGACGCCGATCGAGCAGGAGGTCAACGGCGTCGACGACATGCTCTACATCACCTCGCAGTCGACCGGCGACGGGCGGGTGACGATCAACGTCGTGTTCAAGGCCGGCGTCGACATCGACCAGGCGCAGGTGCTGGTGCAGAACCGCGTCTCGCAGGCCGAGCCGCGCCTGCCGCAGGAGGTTCGCCAGCTCGGCCTGCAGACGCGCAAGGCCTCGCCCGACTTCCTGATGGTCATCAACATGATCTCGCCGGACGGGTCGCGCGACGCGCAGTACATCTCCAACTACGCCTCGCTCTATGTGAAGGACGTGCTCACCCGCGTCGACGGCGTCGGCGACGTGCAGGTCTTCGGCGCGCGCGACTTCTCGATGCGCATCTGGCTCGATCCGGCCAAGGTCTCGTCGCGCAACCTGACGGCGGGCGACGTCGTCGCCGCGCTCCGGGCCGCGAACGTGCAGGTGGCCGCAGGCGCGCTGAACCAGCCGCCGGCGAAGTCGGACGAGGCCTTCCAGCTCTCGGTCAACACGCTCGGCCGCCTAACGGATGTCTCCGAGTTCGAGAACATCGTCGTGCGTGCCGACGCCGATGGCGGCACGATCCGCGTGCGCGACATCGCCCGCGTCGAGCTCGGCTCGCAGGATTACACCTCCAACGCCTATCTCGATAACAAGAACACCGTCGCCATCGCCGTCTTCCAGCGGCCAGGTTCGAACGCGCTCGCGACCTCAGACTCGCTGATCTCGACGATGAACACGATGGCCAAGCAGTTCCCGGCCGGCCTCGAGCACCGCATCATCTACAACCCGACCGAGTTCATCGGGGAATCCGTCGACGCCGTGGTTCACACCCTGCTCGAGGCGGTGGCGCTCGTCGTCGTCGTGGTGATCCTGTTCCTGCAGACCTGGCGCGCCGCGATCATCCCGATTGTCGCGATCCCGGTCTCGCTGGTCGGCACGTTCCTCGTGATGAGCGCGGTCGGAATCTCCTTCAACACGATCTCGCTGCTCGCGCTCGTCCTGGCGATCGGCATCGTCGTCGACGACGCGATCGTGGTCGTGGAGAACGTCGAGCGCTATCTGGCCGAGGGCATGTCGCCGAAGGAAGCGGCGCACAAGACGATGGACGAGGTCGGCGGCGCGCTGCTGGCGATCGCGCTCGTGCTCTGCGCGGTGTTCATCCCGACTGCCTTCATCAGCGGCCTGCAGGGCACCTTCTACCAGCAGTTCGCGGTCACGATCGCAGCCTCGACGGCGATCTCCTGCTTCGTCTCGCTGACGCTGTCGCCGGCCATGTCGGCGGTGCTGCTGAAGCCGCACAAGAAGCATGACGAGAACGAGCAGCACGGATTCTTCTACAAGCTGGGCGCGCCGATCCGCTGGTTCTTCCACTACTTCAATGCGGGCTTCGACTGGCTCTCGCGGACCTATGGACGCATCACCTCCCGGCTCATCCGCATCGCGGTGATCCTGCTGATCGTCTATTCAGGCCTGATCGCCGCGACCGTCTGGGACATCCGCAGGACCCCCACCGGCCTCGTGCCGCAGCTCGACCGCGGCTACTTCATCGTCGCGATGCAGCTGCCGCCGGGCGCCTCGCTCCAGCGCACCGACGCGGTGCTGCGCAGGGCCAACGAACTGCTGCAGTCGCGGCCGGGCGTCGCCCACACCGTGGCCTTCGCCGGCCTCGACGGCGCGACCTTCACGATCGCGCCGAATGCCGGCGTCGCCTTCGTCACGCTCGCTCCGTTCAAGGATCGCGAGAAGGCGGGACTGACCTCCGCCGGCATCCTGAACGATCTGCGCCAGCAGATGTTCTCGATTCCCGAGGCCTTCGCTCTGGTGATCGAGCCGCCGGCCATTCCCGGCATCGGCACAGGCGGCGGCCTCAAGGGCTATGTGCAGGACCGCAGCGGCCGCGGGCTCCCCGCGCTGGAAGGCGCGGCCTGGATCGTCGCCGGCTCGGCCGGACAGGTGCAGGGCATCCAGCAGCCCTTCACCCTGTTCTCGACCAAGACGCCGCAGATCTATGCCGATATCGACCGCACCAAGGCGGAGATGCTCGGCGTGCCGATCACGCGCATCTTCGAGACGCTGTCGGTCTATATGGGCTCGGCCTATATCAACGACTTCAACCTGCTGGGCCGCACCTTCCGCGTCACCGCGCAGGCCGACAATCCCTTCCGTCTCACGACGCGCGACGTCGCCGGTCTCAAGACCCGCAACGCGGATGGCGAGATGGTGCCGATCGGCTCGGTCGCCTCCTTCCAGGACACGACCGGCGCCTATCGCGTGCCGCGCTACAACCTCTATCCGGCGGCCGAGGTGCAGCTCTCGATGGCGCACGGCTTCTCGACCGGACAGGGCATCGCGGCAGTCGAGAAGATCGCGGCGGAGCGGCTGCCGGCCGGCTTCGGCTTCGAGTGGACCGAGATCGCGCTGCAGGAGAAGCTCGCCGGCAACACCGCGATCGTCGCCTTCGGGCTAGCGGTGGTGTTCGTCTTCCTGCTGCTGGCGGCGCTTTACGAAAGCTGGCTCCTGCCGCTCTCGGTCATCCTGATCGTGCCGATGTGTATCCTGGCCGCGATGTTCGGGGTGAACTACGCCGGGCTCGACCGGAACATCCTCGTCGATATCGGCCTCGTCGTGCTCGTCGGCCTCGCCGCCAAGAACGCGATCCTGATCGTCGAGTTCGCCAAGCAGGCGGAGGAGGAAGGCATGCACCGTCGCGACGCGGCGATCGCAGCCGCCCGCACCCGTCTGCGGCCGATCCTGATGACCTCGATGGCCTTCATCCTCGGCGTGCTGCCGCTGACCATCTCGGTCGGCGCCGGTGCCGAGATGCGCCAGGCGATGGGCATCGCGGTGTTCTCCGGCATGCTGGGCGTGACGATCTTCGGCCTGATCTTCACGCCGGTGTTCTACGTGATGGTGCGCTGGCTGGCCGATCTGCGCGGGAGCAAGCGCAAGGTCGCAGCGCAGGTGCCGCAGCAGCCGAGCGGCGCGCACTGA
- a CDS encoding efflux RND transporter periplasmic adaptor subunit → MPRSRFIGLVFTAIATSTGFTALDAAAQGAPPAPPVQVASPLAKRITNWDEYTGRFEASEQVEVRARVSGFIDSVHFPDGSIVQKGDLLFTIDQRPYKLAVDVARAEVARSKAQVELSQNEVDRAEGLTQNRTITARDVDQRRANLNSAIGSLQGAEANLKNAELNLEWTEVRAPLSGRISNRRVDPGNLIAGGQSGATLLTTIVAVAPIYFTFDVSEADFLRYNRMANLRDTTSKDTGTPVEVRLSDETKWGRRGKVNFLDNALNARSATIRGRAVFDNKDQFLTPGVFGRLRFFAGESDALLVPDTVIASDQASKVVLTVGPENKVVPKPVVLGPISEGLRVIRSGLTVEDKVIIGGNANPMVRPGVAVTPQPGEIKVATTN, encoded by the coding sequence ATGCCACGCAGCCGTTTCATCGGCCTGGTGTTCACCGCTATTGCCACGTCGACCGGCTTCACCGCACTCGACGCCGCTGCCCAGGGAGCGCCGCCTGCCCCACCGGTTCAGGTCGCCAGCCCGCTCGCCAAGCGCATCACCAACTGGGATGAGTATACCGGCCGCTTCGAAGCGAGCGAGCAGGTCGAGGTGCGCGCCCGCGTCTCCGGCTTCATCGACAGCGTGCACTTCCCGGACGGCTCGATCGTCCAGAAGGGCGACCTGCTCTTTACCATCGATCAGCGGCCTTACAAACTGGCTGTCGACGTTGCCCGTGCCGAGGTCGCCCGCTCGAAGGCCCAGGTCGAGCTCTCCCAGAACGAGGTCGACCGCGCCGAGGGCCTGACCCAGAACCGCACGATCACGGCTCGCGACGTCGACCAGCGCCGCGCGAACCTCAACAGCGCGATCGGATCGCTGCAGGGCGCCGAGGCCAATCTCAAGAACGCCGAGCTCAATCTCGAATGGACCGAGGTGCGCGCGCCGCTCTCCGGCCGCATCTCGAACCGCCGCGTCGATCCGGGCAACCTGATCGCCGGCGGGCAGTCGGGGGCGACGCTGCTGACGACCATCGTCGCGGTGGCTCCGATCTACTTCACCTTCGACGTCTCGGAAGCCGACTTCCTGCGGTACAACCGCATGGCCAATCTGCGCGACACGACCAGCAAGGACACCGGGACACCGGTCGAGGTGCGGCTTTCCGACGAGACCAAATGGGGTCGCCGCGGCAAGGTCAACTTCCTCGACAACGCCCTGAACGCCCGTTCGGCGACGATCCGCGGCCGCGCCGTGTTCGACAACAAGGACCAGTTCCTGACGCCCGGCGTGTTCGGCCGCCTGCGCTTCTTCGCCGGCGAATCCGACGCGCTGCTGGTGCCCGACACGGTCATCGCCTCGGACCAGGCGAGCAAGGTCGTCCTGACGGTCGGCCCTGAGAACAAGGTCGTGCCGAAGCCAGTCGTGCTCGGGCCGATCAGCGAGGGCTTGAGGGTGATCCGCTCCGGCCTGACGGTCGAGGACAAGGTGATCATCGGCGGCAACGCCAATCCCATGGTCCGCCCCGGTGTCGCCGTCACGCCGCAGCCCGGCGAGATCAAGGTCGCGACGACGAACTGA
- the gatB gene encoding Asp-tRNA(Asn)/Glu-tRNA(Gln) amidotransferase subunit GatB: protein MNAHARPADPKKLIKGATGDWEIVVGMEIHAQVTSNAKLFSGASTGFGAEPNEHVSLVDAAMPGMLPVINAECIRQAVRTGLGLSAQINNRSVFDRKNYFYPDLPQGYQISQYKSPIVGEGEIVVDLSPTEQITVGIERLHLEQDAGKSIHDQHPTMSFVDLNRSGVALMEIVSKPDLRSADEAKAYVSKLRTILRYLGTCDGDMEKGNLRADVNVSVRKPGGALGTRCEIKNVNSIRFIGQAVETEARRQIGIIEDGGTIDQETRLYDPGKGETRSMRSKEEAHDYRYFPDPDLLPLEFDDAFVESLRGALPELPDAKKARFIAEYGLSPYDASVLVAERDQADYFEAVAKGRDGKAAANWVINELFGRLNKEGQDVTTSPVSAAQLGGLVDLIGEGVISGKIAKDLFEIVWTEGGDPREIVETRGMKQVTDTGAIEKAVDEIIAANPDKVEQVKAKPTMLGWFVGQAMKASGGKANPQALNEILKKKLGIE from the coding sequence ATGAATGCGCATGCCCGCCCCGCCGACCCGAAGAAGCTGATCAAGGGCGCGACCGGCGATTGGGAGATCGTCGTCGGCATGGAAATCCATGCCCAGGTCACCTCCAATGCCAAGCTGTTCTCCGGCGCCTCGACCGGCTTCGGCGCCGAGCCCAACGAGCATGTCAGCCTCGTCGATGCGGCCATGCCCGGCATGCTGCCCGTCATCAACGCCGAATGTATCCGCCAGGCCGTGCGCACGGGGCTCGGTCTGAGCGCGCAGATCAACAACCGTTCGGTCTTCGATCGCAAGAACTACTTCTATCCCGATCTGCCGCAGGGCTACCAGATCAGCCAGTACAAGAGCCCGATCGTGGGCGAAGGCGAGATCGTCGTCGATCTCTCGCCGACCGAGCAGATCACGGTGGGCATCGAGCGGCTGCATCTCGAGCAGGACGCCGGCAAGTCGATCCACGACCAGCACCCGACCATGAGCTTCGTCGATCTCAACCGCTCCGGCGTGGCGCTGATGGAAATCGTCTCGAAGCCGGACCTGCGCTCGGCGGACGAGGCGAAGGCCTATGTCTCGAAGCTGCGCACCATCCTGCGCTATCTCGGCACCTGCGACGGCGACATGGAGAAGGGCAATTTGCGCGCCGATGTGAACGTCTCCGTTCGTAAGCCCGGCGGCGCCCTCGGCACGCGCTGCGAGATCAAGAACGTCAACTCGATCCGCTTCATCGGGCAGGCGGTCGAGACCGAGGCGCGCCGCCAGATCGGTATCATCGAGGATGGCGGCACCATCGACCAGGAAACGCGCCTCTACGATCCCGGCAAGGGCGAGACGCGCTCGATGCGCTCGAAGGAAGAGGCGCATGACTACCGCTACTTCCCCGATCCGGACCTGCTGCCGCTCGAATTCGACGACGCCTTCGTCGAGTCGCTCAGGGGCGCGCTGCCGGAACTGCCGGACGCGAAGAAGGCGCGCTTCATCGCCGAATACGGGTTGTCGCCCTACGACGCCTCGGTTCTGGTCGCCGAGCGCGATCAGGCCGACTACTTCGAAGCGGTCGCCAAGGGCCGGGACGGCAAGGCCGCCGCCAATTGGGTGATCAACGAGCTGTTCGGCCGCCTCAACAAGGAAGGCCAGGACGTCACCACTTCTCCGGTCTCGGCTGCCCAGCTCGGCGGGCTCGTCGACCTGATCGGCGAGGGGGTCATTTCCGGCAAGATCGCCAAGGACCTGTTCGAGATCGTCTGGACCGAAGGCGGCGACCCGCGCGAGATCGTCGAGACCCGCGGCATGAAGCAGGTCACCGACACCGGCGCGATCGAGAAGGCCGTCGACGAGATCATCGCGGCGAACCCTGACAAGGTCGAGCAGGTCAAGGCCAAGCCGACCATGCTGGGCTGGTTCGTCGGCCAGGCGATGAAGGCCTCGGGCGGCAAGGCCAACCCGCAGGCGCTCAACGAGATCCTGAAGAAGAAGCTCGGCATCGAGTGA
- a CDS encoding GNAT family N-acetyltransferase: MTPAGLVIRDAEAADILAVRALLVETWHATYDGVYGWQRVAEITNAWHSPENLRSQLGREEGVFLVALIGEDIVATASARPERDGAALLTRLYVLPAWQGVGIGRTLLQIALACFPKAPVARLEVESQNELAIAFYERMGFFLQRQARFDGRDDTPNTLLMAKRLFAE; this comes from the coding sequence ATGACGCCCGCAGGTCTCGTCATCCGCGACGCTGAAGCCGCCGATATTCTGGCGGTGAGGGCGCTTTTGGTCGAGACCTGGCACGCCACCTATGACGGCGTCTACGGCTGGCAGCGGGTCGCCGAGATCACCAATGCCTGGCATTCGCCGGAAAACCTGCGCAGCCAGCTCGGCCGCGAAGAGGGCGTATTCCTCGTCGCTCTGATCGGCGAGGATATCGTTGCGACTGCCTCGGCCCGGCCGGAGCGCGATGGCGCGGCGCTGCTGACGCGGCTCTACGTGCTGCCGGCCTGGCAGGGCGTCGGCATCGGCCGCACGCTGCTGCAGATCGCGCTCGCCTGTTTCCCGAAGGCGCCCGTTGCCCGGCTCGAGGTCGAGAGCCAGAACGAGCTGGCGATCGCCTTCTACGAGCGCATGGGCTTCTTCCTGCAGCGACAGGCCCGCTTCGACGGACGCGACGACACACCGAACACGCTGCTGATGGCCAAGCGCCTCTTCGCAGAGTGA
- a CDS encoding GNAT family N-acetyltransferase, which produces MKQNAVDASDILIREAAADDVPRIATLILHGAPTQTRTPEAIAAEALHPAYRDAFKAMKANPYCSLIVAERGGVVVGTYQISLLPGLAERGRVRAKIESVHVAPECRGLGIGGVMMRHALAYAAARGVGLVELTSNKARPDAHRFYRNLGFDQSHEGFKKVVSP; this is translated from the coding sequence ATGAAACAGAATGCCGTCGACGCATCCGACATCCTCATTCGCGAAGCCGCGGCAGACGATGTGCCGCGGATCGCCACACTGATCCTGCACGGGGCGCCGACGCAGACGCGCACTCCTGAGGCGATTGCCGCCGAAGCGCTGCATCCAGCCTATCGCGATGCGTTCAAGGCGATGAAAGCCAATCCCTATTGCAGCCTGATCGTCGCCGAGCGCGGCGGAGTCGTTGTCGGCACCTATCAGATCTCGCTGCTGCCGGGGCTCGCCGAGCGCGGGCGTGTTCGCGCCAAGATCGAGAGCGTGCATGTTGCGCCCGAGTGCCGAGGCCTGGGCATCGGTGGCGTGATGATGCGCCATGCTCTCGCCTACGCTGCGGCGAGAGGGGTAGGTCTCGTCGAGCTCACGTCGAACAAGGCGAGGCCCGACGCCCATCGCTTCTACCGAAATCTCGGCTTCGACCAGAGCCATGAGGGCTTCAAGAAGGTCGTCTCGCCCTGA
- a CDS encoding glutathione S-transferase N-terminal domain-containing protein, which produces MSEAAAKPIDLYYWPTPNGWKISIMLEECGLPYTIVPVNIGKGDQFKPEFLAISPNNRMPAIVDPDGPDGKPISVFESGAILQYLGRKTGKFYPKDERGRVAVDEWLFWQMGGFGPMLGQTHHFRIYAPEKVAYAIDRYTNEANRLYGVLNKRLEGRDYICGEYSIADMACIGWARGWERQGQDIRQFPNVARWLETMQARPAVQRGLKAAEELRNPAGISTPEEKAVLFGQKAR; this is translated from the coding sequence ATGTCCGAAGCTGCCGCCAAGCCGATCGACCTCTATTACTGGCCAACGCCGAACGGCTGGAAAATCTCCATCATGCTCGAGGAGTGCGGGCTGCCCTACACCATTGTGCCGGTGAACATCGGCAAGGGCGACCAGTTCAAGCCGGAATTCCTCGCGATATCCCCGAACAACCGCATGCCGGCGATCGTCGATCCCGACGGGCCGGACGGCAAGCCGATCTCGGTCTTCGAATCCGGCGCCATCCTGCAGTATCTCGGCCGCAAGACGGGCAAGTTCTACCCGAAGGACGAGCGTGGCCGTGTCGCCGTCGACGAATGGCTGTTCTGGCAGATGGGAGGCTTCGGCCCAATGCTCGGCCAGACCCATCACTTCCGCATCTACGCGCCGGAGAAGGTGGCCTACGCCATCGACCGCTACACCAACGAGGCCAACCGCCTCTACGGCGTGCTGAACAAGCGCCTCGAAGGCCGCGATTATATCTGCGGCGAGTATTCCATCGCCGACATGGCCTGCATCGGCTGGGCACGCGGCTGGGAGCGGCAGGGCCAGGACATCAGGCAGTTCCCTAATGTCGCGCGCTGGCTGGAGACGATGCAGGCGCGCCCGGCGGTCCAGCGCGGGCTGAAGGCGGCGGAGGAGTTGCGCAACCCCGCCGGCATCAGCACGCCCGAGGAAAAGGCGGTCCTCTTCGGCCAGAAGGCCCGCTGA
- a CDS encoding DUF2147 domain-containing protein, whose product MKNGIGSRLAALAALGMLASVATAAAQEVAGVWERDTGASRVRFTKCGEALCGTISWLKEQNGPAKVGQRIFYDMKPDGDGKWAGSAFNPEDGKTYSGTMKLSGSTLTTAGCVMGGLICRSVKWTRSN is encoded by the coding sequence ATGAAGAACGGGATCGGATCTAGGCTCGCGGCGCTGGCGGCGCTCGGCATGCTGGCGAGCGTCGCGACAGCGGCGGCGCAGGAAGTGGCAGGCGTCTGGGAGCGCGACACGGGCGCCTCGCGAGTGCGCTTCACCAAATGCGGCGAGGCGCTTTGCGGCACGATCTCCTGGCTCAAGGAGCAGAACGGGCCGGCCAAGGTCGGCCAGCGCATATTCTACGACATGAAGCCCGACGGCGATGGCAAATGGGCCGGCAGCGCCTTCAACCCGGAAGACGGCAAGACCTATTCGGGAACGATGAAGCTCTCCGGCAGCACGCTGACCACCGCTGGCTGCGTGATGGGCGGGCTGATCTGCCGCTCGGTCAAGTGGACGCGGTCGAACTGA
- a CDS encoding sel1 repeat family protein, translated as MARMEMSAVPASLVIPAEVSAEAYCELGLMHASGRAGVVDLVAAQKWFNVAFARGCARAAAHRQELALEMSRDEIAEALREARAFLTRH; from the coding sequence ATGGCACGTATGGAGATGAGCGCTGTTCCCGCTTCGCTGGTGATCCCGGCTGAGGTGTCGGCCGAGGCCTATTGCGAACTCGGGCTGATGCATGCTTCGGGGCGGGCAGGGGTCGTTGACCTCGTCGCGGCGCAGAAATGGTTCAACGTCGCCTTTGCCCGCGGTTGCGCCCGGGCAGCGGCCCATCGTCAGGAGCTCGCGCTTGAGATGAGCCGGGACGAGATCGCCGAGGCACTGCGCGAAGCACGCGCTTTCCTCACGCGGCACTGA
- the ndk gene encoding nucleoside-diphosphate kinase yields MAVQRTFSILKPDATKRNLTGAVNAVIEKAGLRIVAQKRIQMTKAQAETFYAVHSARPFFGELVDFMTSGPVVVQVLEGENAIAAYRDVMGATNPANAAEGTIRKLFAESVGENTVHGSDAPETAAIEIAQFFAGNEIVG; encoded by the coding sequence ATGGCTGTTCAGCGTACCTTCTCCATTCTCAAGCCCGATGCGACGAAGCGCAATCTCACTGGCGCGGTCAACGCGGTCATCGAGAAGGCCGGCCTGCGCATCGTCGCTCAGAAGCGCATCCAGATGACCAAGGCTCAGGCCGAGACCTTCTATGCCGTCCACTCGGCGCGTCCCTTCTTCGGCGAGCTCGTCGACTTCATGACCTCCGGCCCCGTGGTCGTGCAGGTGCTGGAAGGCGAGAACGCGATCGCCGCGTATCGTGACGTGATGGGCGCCACCAACCCGGCCAACGCCGCCGAGGGCACCATCCGCAAGCTCTTCGCCGAGTCGGTCGGCGAGAACACCGTGCACGGCTCGGACGCGCCGGAGACCGCGGCCATCGAGATCGCCCAGTTCTTCGCGGGCAACGAGATCGTCGGCTGA